From a single Fulvivirga ulvae genomic region:
- a CDS encoding N-6 DNA methylase — protein MMKGDASFKLRYEASEENIDHKQFSYVTFIFRNEKGGKGRENFVVFEPSTPKARTIANSFGKKRYGDAFIESLVTPKNYQKKARVLLEEGKVITAADLTSEDAGKAEAIKKTLHNEHGVYTRESAGDNYEELIIPIPAKAKYEASIELVKREDGTYSYGLTHAKAFGSYTGESYAPSTNSPVYPDRKSALESALGNLKRLLDIERTANDASPTKDKMTGMALTAIVEFASGEGIELTDGNVEPKGTENNETEIPTAEKLKNTYVAEDFASNVRMQLLEGQQYDLLPLALLTMGRKDVRKRSLKEGWTDWSYVIRSDGFRKNLPKNLWDFVPDKLKHTAKEETVTWKPDPLDKGLARIMTPFTSTKSDLWLLMAVFFKDQGILATDLYKQFFVYSPNPPYRGAYCMTYRCNLHSLQLDDTTEKVENVEALKVHLTGPEFKGMSVPAEFLATYRVDGQSLQAFLKTLRKTRLWYEERFILIKADTIFRVDVNHMLACLTGMVRLGHNSLEIGISRDTNSMLLAPEGMLAPAIKHESSYALVECHSNQKLGHPSGRGYLYYNLETGQPETTGIAGSPEGNNDQGGGQEDQETPEPLSNSEETVPETTETTPEETAPSEIIVTPEETTSPEPKESDDDPEVVADFLEELFNQLQEGQQYHLLPFALTTMGKPEVRKVLAARNINDLGVLIASKDFRENLSNNLWQLIPDKFKSAGKVKPVDWKPDPRDKDFVKLLAKFTSRQTNHPQLMGVFFDDEGIVASDGHKMIFISQQETDYRGIYCITPSCRKGILKMAGELKEASRQEVEILRVNRPYVTYKKGIIPESYDFRAKLNVPSLRSFLRALKKTKLWYIDRVAIFKAGDLVVGFDLDLLLDTVDALLKLGHEALDIGINGGQKPNIIAPEGKLDQAAKLETDFGLVMPHTLGDLFEGKPMGKGFLYYNFETGEAETSGVAGVPCACEKTEKSQEQENVPAPNEAPELDVVEDFKPLPGEEEEPEPDALQEPGLPPSEENEPALEDIDIDPVYTGDSPALTPDFLKRLSAVADGEISFETYQKIIRVAQSRLTLDNISPSFLDSHPKMRDFLKSEGYFFYLPAEDYGWGTVDFKTVDRFKELLQFMDAEARPATGKYFENPDGFIDGWLWIGKGVRVITFRNPLKEQGYAFAVSVRGLHPWVEPVVRFIEEHGGARTQEPQPGFEQMEFTAPEPPGGRETLLSHQEMLDLVVAHMHDMYSEGKRATKGQIEKLAKQLSVPNTGMMWEAVELSWLIWYAMIYMQKVPFIVRLNQMIRFWEKIQPSYAYSDSSKELYRQYSTPCPIGAIIAQYTDMERAQSIFDPSAGNGLLLVGASPRKVHANEIDTTRLESLKFQRFKTITNYNAAEPFPSEMAKSFDVVVTNPPFSRWEDDKYNKEEIIRRYFNNQIGLARNIRLEHMMAGLALHCMKDSGKAAIIIMGHVYFDDDGFIAKYRPFFNWLYRHYYVDDVINLNSYNLYNKQGTIEKTMLILVAGRKAEPSGVAPLKSEAPSLEGMVNSFSELWERVSSHIMHPLEKVIQQLKIETGL, from the coding sequence ATGATGAAAGGAGATGCTTCCTTTAAGCTTCGCTATGAAGCTTCGGAGGAGAACATTGACCACAAGCAGTTCAGCTACGTGACCTTTATTTTCAGAAATGAAAAAGGAGGTAAAGGCCGTGAGAATTTTGTAGTGTTTGAGCCATCAACGCCTAAAGCCAGGACAATAGCCAATTCTTTTGGCAAGAAGCGTTATGGTGATGCTTTCATCGAGAGCCTGGTAACTCCGAAGAATTACCAGAAAAAGGCAAGGGTATTGCTGGAAGAAGGCAAAGTGATCACGGCAGCCGACCTGACGAGCGAGGATGCCGGGAAAGCCGAAGCCATCAAAAAGACACTCCATAATGAACATGGAGTTTATACGCGTGAAAGTGCCGGGGACAATTATGAGGAACTGATCATTCCCATACCGGCAAAAGCAAAATATGAAGCTTCGATTGAACTGGTCAAACGGGAAGACGGGACGTACAGCTACGGGCTAACCCACGCCAAGGCTTTTGGCAGTTATACAGGAGAATCTTACGCCCCCAGCACAAACAGTCCCGTGTACCCAGACCGGAAATCAGCCCTAGAGTCTGCGTTAGGGAACCTGAAAAGGTTACTTGACATAGAACGAACTGCCAACGATGCCAGCCCTACAAAGGACAAAATGACGGGCATGGCATTGACGGCTATTGTTGAATTTGCCAGCGGTGAAGGCATAGAACTGACCGATGGCAATGTAGAACCAAAAGGAACAGAGAACAATGAGACAGAGATCCCCACCGCTGAAAAGTTAAAAAACACTTACGTGGCAGAAGATTTTGCAAGCAATGTTAGAATGCAATTGCTGGAAGGACAGCAGTATGATTTGCTGCCGCTTGCCCTTCTTACCATGGGCAGGAAAGATGTCAGGAAGAGGTCACTTAAGGAGGGTTGGACCGATTGGAGCTATGTGATCCGATCTGATGGTTTTAGGAAAAACCTTCCCAAAAACTTATGGGACTTCGTACCTGATAAACTGAAACATACTGCCAAAGAGGAAACTGTCACCTGGAAGCCCGACCCATTGGACAAAGGGCTTGCCAGGATAATGACACCTTTTACCAGCACCAAATCAGATTTGTGGTTGCTGATGGCAGTATTTTTTAAAGATCAGGGCATTCTTGCCACCGATCTTTATAAGCAGTTTTTTGTCTACTCCCCCAATCCACCTTATCGGGGTGCGTATTGTATGACCTATAGGTGCAACCTGCATTCATTGCAGTTGGATGATACAACAGAGAAAGTGGAAAATGTCGAAGCCCTAAAAGTCCACCTAACGGGGCCGGAGTTTAAAGGGATGTCCGTTCCGGCCGAGTTTCTGGCTACCTACAGGGTGGATGGCCAATCATTGCAGGCTTTTCTTAAAACACTCAGAAAAACCCGGCTATGGTACGAAGAGCGGTTTATTTTAATTAAAGCCGATACCATTTTCCGGGTTGACGTTAACCATATGCTTGCGTGCCTGACCGGAATGGTTAGGCTTGGCCACAACTCCCTGGAGATCGGCATTAGCCGCGATACGAATTCGATGTTGCTTGCCCCGGAGGGAATGCTTGCCCCGGCCATAAAACATGAGAGTAGCTATGCACTTGTGGAATGTCATAGCAATCAAAAGCTAGGCCACCCCAGCGGGAGGGGTTATCTATACTATAACCTCGAAACAGGCCAGCCAGAAACTACAGGTATTGCCGGCTCCCCGGAGGGTAACAATGATCAAGGTGGTGGACAGGAAGATCAGGAAACGCCTGAACCCCTCTCCAATAGTGAAGAGACGGTTCCGGAAACAACCGAAACTACCCCAGAGGAAACTGCTCCTTCAGAAATTATTGTAACTCCAGAGGAAACTACTTCTCCTGAACCCAAGGAATCTGACGATGACCCGGAGGTCGTCGCAGACTTTCTTGAAGAGTTGTTCAACCAGTTGCAGGAAGGCCAGCAATACCATTTGTTGCCCTTTGCCTTAACAACTATGGGCAAGCCGGAGGTACGTAAAGTTTTAGCTGCCCGGAATATTAACGACCTCGGTGTTTTGATAGCCTCAAAGGATTTCAGGGAAAACCTGTCGAACAACCTTTGGCAACTTATTCCTGACAAGTTCAAAAGTGCCGGAAAAGTAAAACCTGTAGACTGGAAGCCAGATCCAAGGGACAAAGATTTTGTGAAACTATTGGCAAAATTTACCAGTAGACAGACAAACCACCCTCAACTCATGGGTGTGTTTTTTGACGATGAAGGTATAGTGGCCAGTGATGGGCACAAAATGATTTTCATCAGCCAGCAGGAGACAGATTATCGGGGCATATACTGCATCACGCCAAGTTGTCGCAAAGGCATATTGAAAATGGCCGGTGAATTGAAAGAAGCCAGCCGGCAGGAAGTAGAGATCTTAAGAGTCAACCGGCCATACGTCACATACAAGAAGGGAATCATACCCGAAAGTTATGATTTCAGAGCAAAGCTAAATGTACCCTCACTGCGATCGTTCCTTAGAGCCCTTAAAAAGACTAAGCTCTGGTATATTGACCGTGTTGCAATATTTAAAGCCGGTGACCTCGTCGTAGGATTTGACCTTGATCTTTTATTAGACACGGTTGATGCCCTGCTTAAACTAGGTCATGAAGCATTGGATATAGGCATTAATGGCGGACAGAAGCCGAACATCATTGCCCCGGAAGGTAAGCTGGACCAGGCAGCGAAGCTGGAAACAGATTTCGGGCTGGTGATGCCTCACACACTAGGTGATCTGTTTGAAGGCAAACCAATGGGCAAGGGCTTTTTGTACTACAATTTCGAAACTGGTGAAGCGGAGACCTCCGGTGTAGCCGGTGTCCCTTGCGCCTGTGAAAAAACTGAAAAGTCCCAGGAGCAGGAAAACGTCCCCGCCCCGAATGAAGCACCCGAACTTGATGTAGTTGAAGATTTCAAGCCACTTCCAGGAGAAGAGGAAGAACCTGAACCTGATGCATTACAAGAACCCGGGCTACCTCCTAGCGAGGAGAACGAACCTGCTTTGGAGGACATCGACATAGACCCCGTTTACACGGGCGACTCCCCAGCGTTAACACCGGATTTTCTAAAGCGCTTATCGGCTGTTGCTGATGGCGAAATAAGCTTTGAGACCTATCAAAAGATCATCCGGGTTGCACAGTCAAGGCTGACCCTGGACAATATTTCTCCCTCGTTTCTGGACAGTCATCCTAAGATGAGAGACTTTTTAAAGTCGGAAGGCTACTTTTTCTACCTTCCAGCCGAAGATTACGGTTGGGGAACAGTTGATTTCAAAACCGTAGATCGTTTTAAGGAGCTGTTGCAGTTTATGGACGCAGAAGCCAGGCCAGCAACAGGGAAATATTTTGAAAACCCTGACGGATTTATAGATGGCTGGTTGTGGATCGGCAAAGGTGTCCGCGTGATTACTTTCAGAAATCCCTTGAAAGAACAAGGCTATGCCTTTGCAGTGTCAGTCCGGGGCTTGCACCCCTGGGTAGAGCCAGTGGTCAGGTTCATTGAAGAGCATGGCGGTGCACGAACACAAGAGCCACAGCCAGGCTTTGAACAAATGGAGTTTACAGCCCCGGAACCCCCTGGGGGACGCGAAACCCTGCTCTCCCACCAGGAAATGCTTGACCTGGTCGTCGCGCACATGCATGATATGTATTCAGAGGGCAAACGTGCTACCAAAGGGCAGATCGAAAAACTCGCCAAGCAGCTTTCTGTCCCCAATACGGGCATGATGTGGGAAGCCGTTGAATTAAGCTGGCTGATCTGGTATGCGATGATCTACATGCAAAAGGTTCCCTTTATTGTCAGGCTGAACCAAATGATCCGCTTTTGGGAGAAAATCCAACCTTCTTATGCTTATTCTGACAGCTCCAAGGAGCTTTACAGGCAATACAGCACCCCTTGTCCCATAGGTGCTATAATAGCCCAATACACGGACATGGAAAGAGCCCAAAGCATTTTTGATCCTTCTGCGGGCAACGGATTGCTGTTAGTTGGTGCCAGTCCGCGAAAAGTACACGCCAATGAGATCGACACCACCCGTCTGGAGTCTTTGAAATTCCAGCGATTTAAAACCATCACCAACTACAACGCGGCAGAACCCTTTCCTTCGGAGATGGCAAAGTCTTTTGATGTCGTAGTGACCAATCCCCCGTTCAGTCGGTGGGAAGATGATAAGTATAACAAGGAAGAAATCATCCGCAGGTATTTCAACAACCAAATTGGGCTTGCCAGGAACATCCGGCTGGAACACATGATGGCAGGCCTTGCCCTTCATTGTATGAAAGACAGCGGAAAGGCCGCAATTATCATCATGGGACACGTCTATTTCGATGATGATGGGTTCATTGCCAAGTACCGGCCTTTTTTTAACTGGCTGTACCGTCACTATTATGTAGATGATGTGATCAACCTGAACAGCTACAACCTATACAACAAACAAGGCACCATCGAAAAAACGATGCTGATACTGGTAGCAGGCCGCAAGGCTGAGCCGTCCGGTGTTGCCCCGCTCAAAAGTGAAGCCCCATCACTGGAAGGTATGGTGAACAGCTTTAGCGAACTATGGGAAAGGGTATCCAGCCATATTATGCACCCCTTGGAAAAAGTTATACAACAACTCAAAATAGAAACAGGACTATGA
- a CDS encoding RES domain-containing protein, which produces MTFTQIIQDELTNLPLVRQKGHDFREFLFKKLEAFNTLVQESNNLSGTIDGIPFKEQLFKRRSNILVNGIKETVNKYYEGAPHKAYEILSKTLKLSAVMSYLDKEFNIPRLSSFFRIREVDNNYPLSSKEIFHIPFHMRERVATQRFSIPGLPTLYLSNSLFVAWEELGRPPAHFIQTARFVNGRQLRLLDLTNDIYQNGHLIKGNEAHGFQLLYFVMVWPLVAACSIKSPDRHVPFKAEYIIPQLLLQWINKNTLDGVKYSSTHINPLVHRHRGHLYNIAIPVKTHDQSVGYCEELLTLFKVTSVLPMHLTQFAAPYGRFSEQASASVEVNPDVYELELISDKKQNYSETAFGQMEHLLRDMKPYKLSGS; this is translated from the coding sequence ATGACGTTTACTCAAATTATACAAGATGAACTAACCAATTTGCCTTTAGTTAGACAAAAAGGGCATGATTTTCGTGAATTCTTATTTAAAAAACTCGAAGCTTTCAATACGCTTGTTCAGGAATCAAATAATCTTAGCGGTACTATTGACGGGATTCCTTTTAAGGAGCAGCTTTTCAAAAGAAGAAGTAATATATTGGTCAACGGGATAAAAGAAACGGTTAACAAATACTATGAAGGTGCTCCTCATAAAGCTTACGAAATCCTCTCGAAGACATTAAAATTGAGTGCAGTGATGTCTTATTTAGATAAGGAATTTAACATACCGCGTCTTTCCAGTTTCTTCCGTATAAGAGAGGTTGATAATAATTATCCTTTAAGTTCCAAGGAGATATTTCATATACCATTTCATATGCGAGAAAGAGTGGCTACGCAACGATTCAGTATACCAGGTTTGCCAACGCTCTATCTTTCGAATTCACTTTTTGTAGCATGGGAAGAGCTTGGGAGACCACCTGCTCACTTTATTCAAACTGCAAGATTTGTAAATGGTAGACAATTAAGATTGCTTGATTTAACCAATGATATTTATCAAAATGGACATTTAATTAAGGGAAATGAAGCACATGGATTTCAACTGCTTTATTTTGTTATGGTATGGCCACTTGTTGCAGCGTGTTCTATTAAATCCCCTGATAGGCACGTCCCTTTCAAGGCTGAATATATAATACCCCAATTGTTGCTCCAATGGATAAATAAAAATACATTGGATGGCGTCAAATATTCGTCAACTCACATTAATCCTCTCGTTCATAGACATCGAGGACATTTATACAATATAGCGATACCTGTAAAGACACATGATCAGTCAGTAGGCTATTGTGAGGAGTTGCTGACCCTGTTTAAAGTTACAAGTGTACTACCCATGCATCTAACACAATTTGCCGCGCCATATGGGCGGTTTTCAGAACAAGCTAGTGCTTCTGTTGAAGTTAATCCAGATGTTTATGAGCTTGAACTTATTTCGGACAAGAAACAAAATTACTCCGAAACAGCATTCGGTCAGATGGAACATTTGTTGAGAGATATGAAGCCGTATAAGTTAAGTGGGTCTTAG
- a CDS encoding helix-turn-helix domain-containing protein — protein sequence MEVIVIEKESYKELLVQLHQMVMKGTRDAIREALSATDPTQDWVSAQEAMKILNVKKNKLIELRDLREITSSLHGRKYMYSKRSMNAFLQRNII from the coding sequence ATGGAAGTAATCGTAATCGAGAAAGAAAGTTATAAGGAGCTGCTTGTACAGCTCCACCAGATGGTGATGAAAGGAACACGGGATGCCATCCGCGAGGCGCTTTCGGCGACGGATCCTACGCAGGATTGGGTATCTGCCCAGGAGGCAATGAAAATCCTAAACGTCAAGAAAAACAAGCTCATCGAGTTACGCGACCTGAGGGAAATCACATCGAGCTTGCACGGCAGGAAATACATGTACTCCAAGCGTAGTATGAATGCCTTTTTACAAAGAAATATAATCTGA
- a CDS encoding glycosyltransferase: protein MREVKALYRKLTAPSSFLDKYPECRRDNKIHVLFVGPCLSGSGYYRMILPALELNRTRTHSAIVTEILKWNYNKSFDDYNHIIDARLIQWADYIVLPAILTNAAYFIDGMKRVKSSIKFIMDMDMNYHEIPRGSTAFKKVTEVHKQSLIINLLKVELITSPNKCLLAYYKKKLQETGRENLPYFLHLPNVLSPYTFQEVPLEREHENESTHILLTGSGNHYADFNSIVDVLRSVLNDFGNKVRITFFGWNGKSPSGDNLLEGIICRFERSVSFIDYFTKLHYLDPDILLLPSLDIDFNVCGKSEIKYLEAAALGVPVVASNNGQYNDVIVDGHTGFLAATSQEWQEKIIALVMDRHLRKKIGSAAQESAWKNHCFTKVFSKTFERVFI from the coding sequence ATGAGAGAAGTAAAAGCACTATACAGAAAATTAACGGCACCGAGTTCCTTTTTAGATAAATATCCCGAGTGCAGGCGCGACAATAAAATCCATGTTTTGTTTGTAGGCCCGTGCCTGTCTGGATCCGGATACTACAGGATGATCCTGCCAGCCCTGGAGCTGAACCGGACACGTACCCATTCAGCTATTGTTACGGAAATCCTAAAATGGAATTACAACAAATCATTTGATGACTACAACCATATCATTGATGCCAGGCTTATTCAATGGGCAGACTATATAGTATTGCCAGCGATCCTGACCAATGCAGCTTATTTTATCGATGGTATGAAGCGGGTGAAAAGTAGCATTAAGTTTATCATGGATATGGATATGAACTATCACGAAATACCAAGAGGCAGTACAGCATTCAAAAAGGTCACCGAGGTACATAAGCAATCACTGATAATCAACCTGCTAAAAGTAGAATTGATCACGTCCCCAAACAAATGCCTCTTAGCGTACTACAAGAAAAAACTACAGGAAACCGGGAGGGAAAACCTGCCCTATTTCCTCCATCTACCCAACGTACTTTCCCCTTATACCTTTCAGGAGGTGCCTTTGGAGCGCGAGCATGAAAACGAATCAACCCATATACTTTTGACGGGCAGCGGCAACCATTATGCGGATTTTAACAGTATTGTGGATGTGCTGAGAAGTGTCCTAAATGACTTTGGGAATAAAGTCAGGATTACATTTTTCGGGTGGAATGGCAAAAGCCCATCCGGGGACAACCTTTTAGAAGGAATAATATGCAGATTTGAGCGTTCAGTGAGCTTTATAGACTACTTTACCAAACTTCACTACCTCGATCCCGATATTCTGCTCCTGCCGTCCCTGGATATAGATTTTAATGTTTGCGGCAAGTCGGAGATCAAATACCTTGAAGCCGCCGCCCTGGGTGTCCCGGTAGTGGCCAGCAACAACGGCCAGTACAATGATGTTATTGTCGATGGTCATACCGGATTTTTGGCAGCGACATCGCAAGAGTGGCAGGAAAAAATTATTGCTTTGGTTATGGACAGGCACTTGAGAAAAAAGATTGGTTCAGCAGCGCAGGAATCCGCCTGGAAGAACCACTGTTTTACGAAAGTTTTTTCAAAGACCTTCGAAAGGGTATTTATTTAA